A single Leptolyngbya sp. 'hensonii' DNA region contains:
- the ubiE gene encoding bifunctional demethylmenaquinone methyltransferase/2-methoxy-6-polyprenyl-1,4-benzoquinol methylase UbiE — protein sequence MQSTDIQALFNRIAPVYNPLNDWLSLGQHRVWKQMTVKWSRAKQRDVCLDLCCGSGDLARLLARQVTPAGQVFGVDFASAQLDIARQQAAQDWPSPTITWIEADVQHLPFPDHHFDAATMGYGLRNVTDRLQSLQELHRVLKPGATAAILDFHQPTQPLMQAFQRWYLATIVVPTAERFGLAAEYQYIGPSLDAFLSGPEQVKLAHKAGFAEATHYPIAGGTMGVLVLTKGN from the coding sequence ATGCAATCTACCGACATTCAGGCCCTATTCAATCGCATTGCCCCCGTCTACAACCCGTTGAATGATTGGCTGAGCCTGGGGCAGCATCGCGTTTGGAAGCAGATGACAGTGAAATGGAGTCGGGCCAAACAGAGGGATGTCTGCCTGGATTTATGCTGCGGCAGCGGCGATCTGGCCCGCCTACTGGCTCGCCAAGTCACTCCGGCAGGCCAGGTTTTTGGGGTGGATTTTGCTTCGGCACAACTGGATATCGCTCGTCAGCAGGCTGCTCAGGACTGGCCCAGCCCCACCATTACCTGGATAGAGGCCGATGTGCAGCATTTGCCCTTTCCAGACCATCATTTTGATGCCGCAACCATGGGTTATGGGCTGCGAAACGTCACCGATCGGCTGCAATCCCTGCAAGAACTTCATCGAGTCCTGAAACCGGGAGCAACTGCCGCTATACTGGATTTCCACCAACCCACCCAACCCCTGATGCAGGCGTTTCAGCGCTGGTATCTGGCAACGATCGTCGTCCCTACTGCCGAGCGTTTTGGATTGGCCGCAGAATATCAATACATTGGTCCCAGTCTGGACGCATTTCTGTCTGGCCCAGAGCAGGTGAAATTAGCTCACAAAGCCGGTTTTGCCGAGGCCACCCATTACCCTATTGCCGGAGGTACGATGGGAGTACTAGTCCTCACGAAGGGCAATTAA
- a CDS encoding response regulator — MSNVQTDGISRQIASPERPQKPKMLVVDDEPDNLDLLYRTFRRDFNVLRAESGVMALEVLQAEGEVAVIISDQRMPEMKGTEFLSKTVPQFPDTMRIILTGFTDVEDLVDAINSGQVYKYITKPWDPNELKAVVQRAAETYELLKQRTEELRRAQAQTDLLSIIGQVAQDSANLEACLDPIASAFGKNFLADVCILQVVEGNALVSACGIYSSGGSATSWLADDPLSREAITSQAIQNVANVSSDPQLSGVAAYQSHRIQAHIVIPITYRGEVLAVLSLQWKQPCKLREDELNLLHLSAQQTALAMTCTRYYRPTV, encoded by the coding sequence ATGAGTAATGTCCAGACTGACGGCATCAGCCGTCAGATAGCTAGCCCAGAACGTCCTCAAAAGCCAAAAATGCTGGTGGTAGATGACGAACCTGATAATCTGGACCTCCTGTACCGAACTTTCCGGCGAGACTTTAACGTTCTGCGGGCGGAAAGTGGGGTCATGGCCCTGGAAGTGCTCCAGGCAGAGGGAGAGGTCGCTGTCATTATCTCCGATCAGCGCATGCCCGAAATGAAGGGGACTGAGTTTCTCAGCAAAACAGTGCCCCAGTTTCCAGACACCATGCGGATCATTCTCACGGGGTTCACGGATGTGGAAGACCTGGTGGATGCGATCAATTCTGGCCAAGTCTACAAATACATCACGAAACCCTGGGATCCCAATGAGCTGAAAGCCGTGGTCCAGCGGGCAGCAGAAACCTACGAACTCCTAAAGCAACGAACTGAAGAGTTGCGTCGAGCCCAAGCCCAGACTGATCTCCTTTCCATAATTGGCCAGGTTGCTCAAGACTCGGCTAATCTGGAAGCCTGTCTGGATCCAATCGCCAGCGCTTTTGGTAAAAACTTTCTGGCCGATGTGTGCATTTTGCAGGTGGTTGAAGGGAATGCTCTGGTGTCCGCCTGTGGCATCTATAGTTCAGGGGGTTCGGCCACAAGCTGGTTGGCTGACGACCCCCTCTCTCGGGAAGCCATTACCAGTCAGGCGATCCAGAATGTGGCTAATGTTTCCTCGGATCCCCAGCTTTCCGGGGTGGCGGCTTATCAGAGCCATCGCATTCAGGCCCATATCGTCATTCCTATTACCTACCGGGGAGAGGTTCTGGCTGTTCTCTCTCTGCAATGGAAACAACCCTGCAAACTCAGGGAAGATGAGCTGAATCTACTCCATCTGTCTGCCCAGCAGACTGCCCTGGCCATGACCTGCACCCGCTACTATCGCCCCACAGTGTAG
- a CDS encoding glutamyl-tRNA amidotransferase — protein MEQIHLAVNGTLMRGLILNNNLLAVGATFVREARTEPAYRLWSIGDIHPAMLRVREGGQAIAVEVWSLPLAAVGTVFLQEPPGLCVGKVRLEDGEIVLGVLGEPILCEGQREITLWGGWRAYLQAQNP, from the coding sequence ATGGAACAGATACATTTAGCCGTTAATGGCACCTTGATGCGAGGATTGATCTTAAACAATAATCTCCTCGCTGTCGGTGCTACGTTTGTTCGGGAAGCCAGAACAGAACCAGCTTACCGACTCTGGTCGATCGGGGATATTCACCCGGCGATGCTTCGGGTTCGTGAGGGCGGTCAGGCGATCGCCGTTGAAGTGTGGTCCCTCCCACTCGCTGCTGTGGGCACTGTTTTTTTACAGGAACCTCCCGGCCTCTGCGTGGGCAAAGTTCGCCTGGAAGATGGGGAAATCGTTCTGGGAGTACTGGGAGAACCCATCCTTTGTGAAGGCCAGCGTGAAATTACCCTTTGGGGAGGCTGGCGAGCTTACCTCCAAGCCCAGAATCCTTAA
- a CDS encoding C39 family peptidase has product MPKVTAAANTFLKKKILGATDLSDAERIPIPKGHSFYVTEYAPARNQHLYLVLAHPLTARDGKTKLQKVYAYDPHIKIEGEDLLKPIKLPVPYCSQLNNDPAIFGGGWRQCNTTSNTMLADYLLKGELTKQAQAQGYPEPESLYMRIVAKYGDTIDHGAQTEALRDLGIESYFSYSLSPKDVLQSLGLGIPVVVGFAYKGSGHICLIVGHNPMRKIWLVHDPYGSRHGASDSYDIGLGGAYDLYSYDVMQQIFWDQGGESGWGRIVTSVQGKPTGLPAGL; this is encoded by the coding sequence ATGCCTAAGGTAACTGCCGCAGCAAATACTTTCTTAAAAAAGAAAATATTGGGGGCCACCGATTTAAGTGATGCCGAAAGAATCCCTATCCCGAAAGGGCATAGTTTTTACGTGACTGAATATGCTCCCGCTCGCAATCAGCATCTCTATTTGGTGTTGGCTCATCCCCTCACCGCCAGAGATGGGAAAACCAAACTCCAGAAAGTCTATGCCTATGACCCCCATATCAAAATTGAAGGGGAAGACCTCCTGAAGCCGATCAAGCTACCCGTCCCCTACTGTTCCCAATTAAATAATGACCCAGCGATCTTTGGTGGGGGTTGGCGTCAGTGCAACACCACCAGCAACACCATGCTGGCTGATTATCTCCTCAAAGGAGAATTAACGAAACAGGCCCAGGCTCAAGGTTACCCGGAACCAGAGTCGCTCTATATGAGAATTGTGGCTAAATACGGGGACACTATCGATCATGGGGCTCAAACAGAAGCATTGAGAGACCTGGGAATTGAATCCTATTTCAGCTACTCCCTATCCCCCAAAGATGTCTTACAGTCCTTGGGGCTCGGTATTCCCGTTGTGGTCGGTTTTGCCTACAAAGGCAGTGGGCATATCTGCTTGATTGTTGGGCACAATCCAATGCGCAAGATCTGGCTGGTTCATGACCCTTATGGGTCGCGACATGGAGCCAGCGACTCCTACGATATTGGCCTGGGAGGAGCCTACGACCTCTATAGCTATGATGTAATGCAGCAAATCTTCTGGGACCAGGGGGGCGAATCGGGCTGGGGTAGAATTGTGACCAGTGTGCAGGGCAAACCTACAGGTCTCCCAGCCGGACTCTAA
- the ureC gene encoding urease subunit alpha, with amino-acid sequence MSYRMDRRAYAETFGPTVGDRVRLADTDLIIEVEQDYTTYGEEVKFGGGKVIRDGMGQSPIPNANGAVDVVITNALILDWWGIVKADVGIKDGRIARIGKAGNPYIQDNINIIIGPGTEAIAGEGMILTAGGIDTHIHFICPQQIEVAIAAGITTMIGGGTGPAAGTNATTCTPGPWNIHRMLQAADAFPMNLGFLGKGNSSRPEGLIEQVQAGVMGLKLHEDWGTTPAAIDTCLTVADLYDVQVAIHTDTLNEAGFVEDTIAAFKDRVIHTYHTEGAGGGHAPDIIKICGEANVLPSSTNPTRPYTLNTLDEHLDMLMVCHHLDPSIPEDVAFAESRIRRETIAAEDILHDLGAFSMISSDSQAMGRIGEVIIRSWQTAHKMKVQRGALAEDTDRNDNQRAKRYIAKYTINPAITHGIAQYVGSIEEGKLADLCLWRPAMFGVKPELVLKGGMIAWAQMGDANASIPTPQPVHMRPMFASYGGAIVATSLTFVSQMALEREIPTQLRLQKPAVAVSGTRQLSKQSMKLNDALPVMEVDPETYEVRANGQLLTCEPATVLPMAQRYFLF; translated from the coding sequence ATGAGCTATCGCATGGATCGTCGCGCCTACGCAGAAACCTTTGGTCCCACCGTTGGTGATCGGGTTCGTCTGGCGGATACCGACCTGATCATCGAAGTGGAGCAAGATTACACCACCTATGGGGAGGAGGTAAAATTCGGGGGCGGCAAAGTGATTCGAGACGGCATGGGGCAATCTCCCATTCCCAATGCCAATGGTGCGGTAGATGTCGTGATCACCAATGCCCTGATCCTGGATTGGTGGGGAATTGTCAAAGCCGATGTCGGGATTAAGGATGGTCGCATCGCCAGAATTGGCAAGGCAGGCAACCCCTACATTCAGGACAACATCAATATCATCATTGGGCCAGGGACGGAGGCGATCGCCGGGGAAGGCATGATCCTGACTGCAGGCGGTATTGACACCCACATTCACTTCATCTGTCCCCAGCAAATCGAGGTGGCGATCGCCGCTGGGATTACCACCATGATTGGAGGGGGCACGGGTCCCGCTGCCGGTACAAATGCCACCACCTGTACCCCTGGCCCCTGGAATATCCATCGCATGCTGCAGGCCGCCGATGCCTTTCCCATGAACCTGGGTTTTCTGGGCAAGGGCAATAGCAGCCGCCCAGAAGGACTGATTGAGCAGGTTCAGGCAGGAGTCATGGGTTTGAAACTGCATGAAGATTGGGGCACCACCCCTGCTGCGATCGATACCTGTCTGACGGTGGCTGATCTGTATGATGTGCAGGTGGCCATCCATACGGACACCCTGAATGAAGCTGGGTTCGTGGAAGACACGATCGCCGCCTTTAAGGATCGGGTCATCCACACTTATCACACGGAAGGGGCCGGGGGCGGCCATGCCCCAGACATCATCAAAATCTGTGGCGAAGCCAATGTGCTGCCCTCCTCAACCAACCCTACCCGGCCCTACACCCTCAACACCCTGGACGAGCACCTGGATATGCTGATGGTCTGCCACCATCTGGACCCCAGCATTCCAGAGGATGTGGCTTTTGCCGAGTCGCGGATTCGCCGGGAGACGATCGCCGCCGAAGATATCCTGCACGATCTGGGAGCCTTCAGTATGATCTCCTCCGACTCCCAGGCCATGGGGCGGATCGGGGAGGTGATTATCCGTTCCTGGCAAACTGCCCACAAAATGAAGGTACAGCGGGGCGCACTGGCGGAAGATACAGACCGCAACGATAACCAGCGGGCCAAACGCTATATCGCCAAGTACACAATTAATCCGGCGATTACCCATGGCATTGCCCAGTACGTAGGCTCGATCGAGGAGGGTAAACTGGCGGATCTGTGCCTTTGGCGTCCGGCCATGTTTGGGGTCAAACCAGAACTGGTCCTGAAAGGTGGGATGATTGCCTGGGCCCAGATGGGGGATGCCAACGCCAGTATTCCCACCCCCCAGCCCGTGCATATGCGGCCCATGTTTGCCAGCTATGGGGGGGCGATCGTCGCCACATCCCTGACCTTCGTCTCCCAGATGGCGCTGGAACGGGAAATTCCAACCCAACTACGACTCCAGAAACCTGCTGTCGCTGTTTCTGGCACGCGCCAGCTCAGCAAGCAAAGCATGAAGCTCAACGATGCTTTGCCTGTCATGGAAGTGGACCCAGAAACTTACGAAGTCAGAGCCAATGGGCAACTCCTGACCTGCGAACCAGCAACCGTTTTGCCGATGGCCCAGCGTTATTTCCTATTTTAG
- a CDS encoding urease subunit beta, translated as MIPGEFYVEPGDIELNAGRSTLRLQVSNTGDRPIQIGSHFHFYEVNAALQFDREQARGMRLNIPAGTAVRFEPGDDRTVELVALVGSRQIYGFNGKINGPL; from the coding sequence ATGATCCCCGGAGAATTTTACGTTGAACCTGGTGACATCGAACTCAATGCTGGCCGTTCAACCCTGCGTCTGCAGGTGTCAAATACGGGCGATCGTCCGATCCAGATTGGCTCCCACTTCCACTTCTATGAAGTCAACGCAGCGCTACAGTTTGACCGGGAACAGGCTCGCGGCATGCGCCTCAACATTCCTGCCGGAACTGCCGTCCGCTTTGAACCAGGGGACGATCGCACCGTAGAACTAGTAGCCCTGGTGGGTAGTCGCCAGATCTACGGCTTCAATGGCAAAATCAACGGCCCGCTCTGA
- the ureA gene encoding urease subunit gamma has translation MQLSPQEKDKLLIFTAALLAERRKDRGLKLNYPEAIAYISAAILEGAREGRTVAELMSYGTTLLTRNDVMEGIPEMIHEVQVEATFPDGTKLVTVHHPIH, from the coding sequence ATGCAACTCTCCCCCCAGGAAAAAGACAAACTACTAATCTTCACCGCCGCCCTACTCGCCGAACGACGCAAAGACCGGGGACTCAAATTGAACTACCCCGAAGCGATCGCCTACATCTCCGCCGCAATTCTAGAAGGAGCCAGAGAAGGCCGCACCGTCGCCGAACTCATGAGCTATGGCACCACCCTCTTAACCCGCAACGACGTCATGGAAGGCATCCCAGAAATGATCCACGAAGTTCAGGTCGAAGCCACCTTTCCCGATGGAACTAAACTAGTAACTGTACATCACCCGATCCATTAG
- a CDS encoding urease accessory protein UreD, with protein sequence MNSSLQTIMLEPHTWHGQLHLTYSNRQGMTLPSTSYACAPLKLQRPFYPEGPEVCHTVILHTAGGMVGGDRLSLHLTLQPHTHALITTAAAAKIYRSSLESSQTIQITLADHACLEWLPQETIVFNDAIHRQHLRVELAPTSIWMGWEMTRLGRSARGEQFVQGHWRSRTEIWRAGHPLWIDPQWIEGCETVFRSPHGLANQPVIASLAIVGQAISRDLVTQARQLWEHPSPRGEIGVTRLQAGLLCRYRGASTIEARRWFMAVWNLLRLTLLNRSAHPPRIWPDALPPIP encoded by the coding sequence ATGAACAGTTCTCTTCAGACGATCATGCTTGAACCCCACACCTGGCACGGTCAACTCCACCTCACCTACAGTAACCGTCAGGGGATGACGCTTCCCAGTACCTCCTATGCCTGCGCGCCGTTGAAACTTCAACGACCCTTCTATCCAGAAGGGCCAGAAGTTTGCCACACCGTGATTCTCCATACGGCTGGAGGGATGGTTGGGGGCGATCGGCTTTCTCTCCACCTCACCTTACAACCCCACACCCATGCCCTGATTACTACCGCCGCCGCCGCCAAGATCTACCGGAGTTCCCTGGAATCCAGCCAAACCATCCAGATTACCCTGGCTGACCACGCCTGCCTGGAATGGTTGCCCCAAGAAACAATTGTTTTCAATGACGCCATTCATCGACAGCATTTACGGGTAGAATTGGCTCCAACGTCCATCTGGATGGGTTGGGAGATGACCCGATTAGGACGCAGTGCGAGAGGCGAACAGTTTGTTCAGGGTCACTGGCGATCGCGCACCGAAATCTGGCGAGCAGGGCATCCCCTCTGGATCGATCCCCAATGGATCGAAGGCTGTGAAACTGTGTTTCGCAGCCCCCATGGGTTAGCCAACCAACCCGTGATCGCCAGTCTGGCGATTGTTGGACAGGCCATCTCCCGTGATCTGGTTACCCAAGCCCGCCAACTCTGGGAACATCCCTCCCCACGGGGTGAAATCGGGGTCACCCGTCTGCAAGCAGGGCTCCTGTGCCGCTACCGGGGAGCTTCCACGATCGAAGCCCGCCGCTGGTTCATGGCCGTCTGGAACCTGCTTCGACTTACCCTCCTGAACCGATCAGCCCATCCCCCCCGCATCTGGCCCGACGCTCTGCCCCCAATCCCCTAA
- a CDS encoding sodium-dependent bicarbonate transport family permease, with product MDASLIVSNILNPPVLFFFLGMIAIFVKSDLEIPPPVPKLLSLYLLFAIGFKGGVELIKSGVTQEVIFTMLAAMLMACFVPIYTFFILKLKLDSYDAAAIAATYGSISAVTFITASAFLHELGIDYDGYMVAALALMESPAIIVGLILVNLFTVDEEREFAWGEVLQEAFLNSSVFLLVGSLLIGVLTGEHGWKMLEPFTQGLFYGILTFFLLDMGLVAARRIKDLQKTGVFLISFAILIPIVNAGIGLLIARFIGMHEGNALLFAVLSASASYIAVPAAMRLTVPEANPSLYVSTALAVTFPFNIIVGIPLYLYGIQQLWR from the coding sequence ATGGATGCTAGCCTGATTGTCTCCAATATTTTAAATCCGCCTGTACTGTTTTTCTTTCTGGGAATGATCGCGATTTTCGTCAAATCCGATCTGGAGATTCCCCCGCCTGTCCCTAAATTGCTCTCCCTGTATCTCCTGTTTGCGATCGGCTTCAAGGGGGGCGTGGAACTGATCAAAAGTGGGGTGACGCAGGAAGTCATCTTCACCATGTTGGCGGCAATGCTGATGGCCTGCTTTGTGCCGATCTACACCTTCTTTATTTTGAAGTTGAAACTGGATAGCTACGATGCCGCTGCGATCGCAGCCACCTACGGCTCTATCAGTGCGGTGACCTTCATTACCGCTAGCGCATTTCTCCATGAACTGGGCATTGATTACGATGGCTATATGGTGGCTGCTCTAGCCCTAATGGAGTCGCCAGCTATTATTGTGGGTCTAATTTTGGTCAACCTGTTCACGGTAGACGAGGAGCGAGAATTTGCTTGGGGAGAAGTGTTGCAGGAAGCATTCCTCAACAGTTCCGTTTTTCTTTTGGTGGGGAGTCTGCTGATTGGGGTACTGACCGGTGAGCATGGCTGGAAAATGCTGGAACCCTTCACCCAGGGTTTGTTCTATGGCATTCTGACTTTCTTCTTGCTCGATATGGGATTGGTCGCTGCCCGAAGAATTAAAGACTTACAAAAAACCGGTGTTTTTCTGATTTCATTTGCCATACTGATTCCGATCGTCAATGCAGGCATTGGATTGCTGATTGCCAGGTTTATCGGCATGCATGAGGGAAATGCTCTCCTGTTCGCTGTGCTGTCCGCTAGCGCTTCTTACATCGCTGTTCCGGCTGCCATGCGCTTGACCGTTCCCGAAGCAAACCCTAGTCTGTACGTTTCAACAGCCCTGGCCGTGACCTTTCCGTTCAATATTATCGTGGGGATTCCCCTCTATTTGTACGGAATTCAACAGCTTTGGAGATAA
- a CDS encoding P-II family nitrogen regulator: MHLVKKIEIIAGSFELAKILEGLDQSEVHGHVVIRNVTGKGLRGNTEDLDMTMLDNVYVLAFCMPDQIKPVVEHIRPILNKFGGTCYISDVMEIRSVKCVSSL; this comes from the coding sequence ATGCATTTAGTTAAAAAGATTGAGATTATTGCCGGTTCCTTTGAACTGGCCAAGATTCTGGAAGGGCTGGATCAGTCCGAGGTTCATGGGCATGTGGTGATTCGGAATGTTACAGGGAAGGGGTTGCGGGGCAACACCGAAGACCTGGACATGACGATGTTGGATAACGTCTATGTGCTGGCTTTCTGTATGCCCGATCAGATTAAGCCAGTTGTGGAGCATATTCGACCCATCCTGAATAAATTTGGGGGCACCTGTTACATCTCCGATGTGATGGAGATTCGATCGGTCAAATGCGTGTCTTCCTTGTAA
- a CDS encoding carbonic anhydrase: protein MSPIKSVLDRRHVLKLGAVAAYGLVATAADWWQHPEPAWAAEPPAVSPDVALQKLMEGNQRFVQQRTRHPNQNRARLQEVAQAQHPFATILSCADSRVPSEILFDQGLGDIFDVRVAGNIVTPEALGSLEYAVALLNSPLLMVLGHERCGAVTAAVQGEALPGSIGTFVKAIKPALARVRGQQGDTVDNAVTANVQYQMERLQKSSLLTERIRSSQLKLVGGRYDLDTGVVTIVA from the coding sequence ATGAGTCCAATCAAATCTGTTCTCGATCGCCGACATGTGCTGAAATTGGGTGCCGTTGCTGCCTATGGTCTGGTAGCCACTGCTGCTGACTGGTGGCAACATCCGGAGCCAGCCTGGGCAGCGGAGCCTCCTGCCGTGAGTCCAGATGTGGCCTTACAAAAGCTGATGGAGGGAAATCAGCGCTTCGTCCAGCAAAGAACCCGGCATCCTAACCAGAATCGAGCGCGGCTACAAGAGGTGGCTCAGGCTCAGCATCCTTTTGCCACGATTTTGAGTTGTGCTGATTCGCGCGTGCCCTCTGAAATTTTGTTCGATCAGGGGCTGGGGGATATTTTTGATGTGCGGGTGGCGGGTAATATTGTCACGCCGGAGGCCCTGGGTAGTCTGGAATATGCCGTGGCCCTCTTGAACTCGCCTCTGCTGATGGTTCTGGGACACGAGCGTTGTGGGGCCGTGACAGCAGCCGTGCAGGGGGAAGCCCTCCCTGGGAGCATTGGCACTTTCGTCAAGGCCATCAAGCCAGCTTTGGCCAGGGTCCGGGGGCAACAGGGGGATACAGTGGATAATGCGGTGACCGCCAATGTCCAATACCAAATGGAACGGCTGCAGAAATCCTCTCTCCTGACTGAACGCATCCGGTCCAGCCAGTTGAAGCTAGTGGGTGGCCGCTATGACCTGGATACGGGGGTTGTGACGATCGTCGCCTGA
- a CDS encoding type 1 glutamine amidotransferase: MAKQRSQLKILLLQIRDDDQTRQEEFDQFVRYSHLESQQFQVLDVFATPEFDPTCVDGYDALFVGGSSDASVTQPDRYPFVHPTEQLLIHCMQTGLPVFASCFGFQAAVTALGGQVIVDKASMEIGAYPLWLTNAAAEDLLFHDVPDGFWAIAGHKERAAAMPQDAILLAYSDRCPYHAFKIADRPFYGFQFHPELDAQDLTIRITRYCDRYLNHQDELKAIVQNLRETPISQEFIAKFVDRILL, translated from the coding sequence ATGGCGAAACAACGCTCTCAACTCAAAATTCTGTTGCTTCAGATCCGGGATGATGATCAGACCCGGCAAGAAGAGTTTGACCAATTTGTCCGCTACAGCCATCTGGAGTCGCAGCAGTTCCAGGTGCTGGATGTTTTTGCCACACCAGAATTTGACCCGACCTGCGTGGATGGGTATGATGCTCTCTTCGTCGGTGGTTCGAGCGACGCTTCCGTCACCCAGCCCGATCGCTATCCCTTCGTGCATCCGACGGAACAGCTCCTGATCCACTGCATGCAGACGGGTCTGCCTGTCTTTGCCTCCTGCTTCGGCTTCCAAGCCGCTGTCACCGCCTTGGGAGGGCAGGTGATTGTGGACAAGGCCAGTATGGAAATCGGAGCCTATCCCCTCTGGTTGACCAATGCTGCGGCGGAGGATCTTCTGTTCCATGATGTTCCCGATGGGTTCTGGGCGATCGCAGGCCACAAAGAACGGGCCGCTGCCATGCCTCAGGATGCCATTCTGCTGGCCTATTCCGATCGCTGCCCTTACCATGCGTTCAAGATTGCCGATCGCCCCTTCTATGGGTTTCAGTTCCACCCGGAACTGGATGCCCAGGATTTGACCATTCGCATTACCCGCTATTGCGATCGCTACCTAAATCACCAGGACGAACTCAAAGCAATTGTCCAGAATTTACGAGAAACTCCGATCTCCCAGGAATTTATTGCCAAGTTTGTTGATCGGATTCTCCTCTGA
- a CDS encoding nitrate ABC transporter ATP-binding protein (This model describes the ATP binding subunits of ATP-binding cassette (ABC) transporters for nitrate transport, or for bicarbonate transport, in bacteria and archaea.): protein METMTTKNLTLLPPTTPYLSIRDVSKVYPTPKGPYTVLQDVNLEVSEGEFICVIGHSGCGKSTLLNMVSGFARPTDGDVVLQGKPIKEPGPDRMVVFQNYALLPWRTAYENIYLAVNAVYPQKSRAEKISIVQEHLAMVGLSDAAHKKPGQLSGGMRQRVSIARALAVCPRVLILDEPFGALDAITKEELQEELLKIWSDHRCTVLMITHDIDEALFLADRLVMMTNGPAAKIGEVLTIPFSRPRDRTRIMEDPEYYKLRNDALDFLYHRFAHDVD from the coding sequence ATGGAAACTATGACTACCAAAAATCTGACTCTGCTCCCTCCGACTACACCCTACCTGTCCATCCGTGATGTGTCTAAGGTCTATCCCACGCCCAAAGGCCCCTATACGGTCCTTCAAGATGTCAATCTAGAGGTCAGTGAAGGCGAATTTATCTGTGTCATCGGTCACTCTGGTTGTGGCAAATCAACCCTGTTGAATATGGTCTCCGGGTTTGCCAGGCCGACGGATGGAGATGTCGTGCTGCAAGGGAAACCAATCAAAGAGCCTGGCCCTGATCGCATGGTCGTTTTCCAGAACTATGCCCTCCTCCCCTGGCGCACCGCCTACGAGAACATTTACCTGGCGGTCAATGCAGTCTATCCCCAGAAATCCAGGGCCGAGAAAATCTCGATCGTCCAGGAACACTTGGCTATGGTCGGCTTATCGGATGCGGCTCACAAAAAGCCTGGCCAACTCTCTGGCGGGATGAGGCAACGGGTTTCCATCGCCCGGGCCCTGGCTGTCTGTCCACGGGTGTTGATCTTAGATGAACCCTTTGGGGCACTGGATGCAATTACCAAAGAAGAGTTGCAGGAAGAACTGCTGAAGATCTGGAGCGACCATCGCTGTACAGTGCTGATGATTACCCATGATATTGATGAAGCCCTGTTTCTGGCCGATCGCCTGGTGATGATGACGAATGGACCAGCCGCAAAGATTGGGGAAGTGCTGACGATTCCGTTCAGTCGGCCCCGAGATCGCACCCGCATCATGGAGGATCCGGAATACTACAAACTGCGGAACGATGCCCTGGACTTTCTATACCATCGGTTCGCCCATGACGTAGATTAA